In Glycine soja cultivar W05 chromosome 10, ASM419377v2, whole genome shotgun sequence, the genomic stretch ATTGTgaaatatttaacttcaaaatTACTTTTGCTCATTCAGCAATTATATTGCTAAAAAGGGATGCCAACCAGTTAGATAACGGTTAGCTCAGTTTCATTAGTTTTCCGCAGGCTTGAGACTTGGACATTCCATCTCAAACAATGTCAGGTGTCAACCAAGGAAAAttgtcaaataataataataatggaaagGTGCAAATTCAAATGCCTAAACAATGATGACATATATACCTGTTCTTGTGATAGAAAAGACAGAGAACTGGCGATCCCTTGAGACAGTCAAAAGAAAGTTGTCGTCATGTGAGAACTCCATCTGTGTCACTGTTAAGCTGTGGGATTGCAGGTGGCCAACTGCTTTCCATGAACCCACCTGCCAAAGCCATACCTCAGCAACTGCTGCAGATTGGGCctgcaatgcacacaacataTGTGCAATAGCAATATCAGAGATAAAGCAGAAAAGTGAGCAAGGTAGAGACTGACTAACAACAATCTAAACCAGCTTTCGTTGAATGAAGATTGACACAATAAGCAGTGTCAAGTTATAAGATATGCAAGCAACAAGGATTTCCGTACAAGTAGGCACTACATCTTCTgtctaataacaataatatacaGGTGCACCGTGCACAGTTAAGACTAACACTACATACCTTACATGAAGAAGCAACAAGCTCACCCTTATGATCGCAACATAAAGAAAATAGTTCATTTCCATGACCATAGAGTTTGTGTGATTCAGGCCAAAGTGTATGCCAAGCTAGTTGATCTTCAATTGGTGGTTCAGTGAACACAGTTGGAACTGCGTCAGGAATAGTTTCAAGGGTGTCGAGGCCATTGACCCCACTTCTTTCAGGGGCCTCGTGCACAGCTGTAATGTAGAATTGCCAtcaaagttattaatttttgaaagacAAACACGCCAgaaaacatttataattatttcaaaagttaAATTTCACATAGGAAAATGAAACAaatctagtttcccattctatGATATCAGTCAACTCTTGGGTAGATAATATGTCCCAATTCCTAAAACTATATTCAAGGGATGAtcacaaaataaatttagaCCAGATATGCTAGTTGAAATTCCTAAGTAACCAGTGAGAAATATACCTTTATTTCTAACCAGTGAGAAATCAGGGAGTTTACTATAGACAAGTAACCAGTGTGTTAACTAATTAATGCAAGAGATTAATGACGAACAGAGTCAGAAAAAAGATTTAACATTCACATTTCTAAGTTGAAAGTCCTCTTCCAAAAGGCCAGGCAGAAGGAATGACTATAGTACAGGATAAAAGTTCACATCAATGCTACAAAAGGGAAAATTTAAAAGTGCAGTTTTCAAGAGCTTATATTATACTGATCATGCAGAAACAGATGAGTTAATTAAGCTATTATCAGATTTCTATACATGCCATTACAAGCACTAAATACAAGGGTTGGATACATAAAAATATGTCAATATAGTATTAAGAGCcataaaacacaaaatatttGGATTTTAGTAGTTACATCTAGGTTAAtattgaaagattaaaaaagttAACCTGTAAATTACATTGAAGTATGAATTAGCTTAGTTTGGGTGCAAAATTTTACCTGACTATCAAGACTAATAAACCAcctgattataattttttttcttaactaatTGCATCCTTTTTTAGCTTCAATCAGTGGCTCTATCTGTTTAGGTAATTACAACCAGATGTTGTTGCTATAAGAGTTAACACCAGTAGATAAACATGAGAAAGGCTGAAAGAgcacaaaaatttgaaaatatgatcTCAAAATCTGTTTTTTACGCATCACACCAtcaatttcaactttcaatgaAATGACTGACCTTGAACATAAATAGGTTTCTGTGATAGTCCAAGAGCTGACATATTTGCACCCAAAATCTGAACATCTCCCATGATATCATCGGAAGAACAGGACTTCTGCAAAGTGGCATTACTTAATGTCTTCAAAAATGATAATGGGGCTTCAAATACTCTGGCAACTTTTTCTTCAGCTCCACAGACAAAACGATGATTCCCCTTACTATGAATAACTGCCATACAATTTATATCATGTCCATGAACTTGAGGGCGAGATATTTCATGCCAAAATTCTCCATCTTGGAGAGGAGCCTCAACTTTCCATGGAGCATAAATTCTAGTTGTCTGCAAATTTTGCATAGCAAACAATAATTTTCAGAGCCAAtgaaaattcaagaaaaatattCAGAGTTATTATTTGAAATACCACTAGCAGAAACTGAAGCAATTACTCAAGCAGCtagaatttcattatttttctcttcaaaagcaCAAAATTCACATAGCCGGTGTTCATACACTAATTGAACACAACAGAGTGCAAGCCATGTTTGAAATTCAAGTTCATATGAAATcataatagataaaataatagaCATGATGGATCAACAGTATAGCTTTTGTGGACagaatgtgttttaaaaaaatacctgGTCATGACTGACGGACATAATATAATCACCAGATCTAGCCCATGCAATATCAGTCACTGATGCAAAATGACCAGAGGGAACCTTTTGTGGCAGCCAATTATCATTACCAACATTTTTCCAAAGATGGAAAGATCCACCATATCCATGAGCTAAAATTGAATCTCCATTCGGGCTCCAATGGCCACCATAGAACCCCAGAGCACAGTGGCTTAGTTCCCCAACAGTGACCACATTCATCCAGACATCAGAAGTCTTTTCAGGTTGCCAGATCATCATAGTCTTGTCCATAGATGCAGATAAGATACTTTGTGGTTGATAATAGGCATCCCCTTCCATGGATGCAACCAAAGGGGGTTGCCACATTACTGAATATACCCAATCCTCATGTCCAATTAAAAGAGATTCTAAGGATATCTGAAAAGAAGATGAACCAGCCACAAGCACAGGACCTTCTATATAGGATGATAGGCTTATTTCTCCTTTCTTGTCTATGCCGTGTCCATTGGACATAGAGCTGCGTAATGCCATCTTCCAAATTCGAATGCCTTTATCCTGAGATGAACTAACCAGAAAAATATTGTTTACTTCCCCATTGATGCTTATAGGTAATGAGAAGTCCAAACTCCGGATCCAATCTGTATGCCCTTTTAGCTCACATGCATGTACAAGCTGGGTTcatatgtaaaagaaaagtaaaataactTAAACACCAGCCGACAGATAAAACTACAAGAAACCAAAAGTTCAAGTTAATAATCTACAACTTAGGGGATGAAGATACCTTTCCGGTCCTTCCACCGCAATAAAGGTGAATCTTGTTATCCAATCCTCCCATTGCAAGAACAATTTGCCCACTATCTCCAGGCAGTTCAGCTAACGATAGGGCTACCATAGATTTGGAACCAACAGAGAAAGAATCCAGGCACGATAATTTACAGTCACCTAAAAATGATGAAGCAAGTCTCAATCAATGTAGACTATAAAATTACTAACATGGTACTAAGCGGGGTCATTGCCATTGGGAATTATGGCTTACCGCTACCAGTCGTTGGAAATACAAGTTCCCATACACAAGCAGTGCCATCTGAAGAAGTAGATGCAAAGATTGCCTCGGTTTGAGAAGCCATAATTCCACTAATGCATGTAACACCTTTCTTGTGTGATTGTGGCAGCTGTAACATTTGCCTCCACTACAAACAATTCAAAAGACAAATATGCaagaaacaataatttataattccATCTAAGTTCCCAACTGACAAATgtctttcataatttatttgtacaaaaatagagggaaaaaaaggaacaaaattgTACCTTCCCATCAGCAAGGGACAGTTCCCACAAAATAATAGCACCATCTGCATCTCCAGATAGCAAATAGTGCTGCTCCAATAGTTTTGCTGCAAATCAAAGGGAAGAGGGGATATtaccattgattaaaaaaaatgaactttgaTCCATATCCCAGTAAAACTTTATggcagtaaaaaaaatgaactagtAGAGTTCAAGTTTATAAGAGATGGAGAAAGAAAGTACCTTTAAATAGAAACTTGCTAGATGGAAGCCAGTGGGTGCAATTCACAACTGCCTTGTGACCCGGGAGAGTAGTCAAAATTTGAGCACTCTGcgaacataaaatatatataaaaaaaaaatctaagataAAATGGCAAGTGAAAAAGTAGAAGAGAGTGCAAAGTGGACCTTGGGGCAGAAAATAGCAACGGCGTTGTGAGCTCCAAAAGAGAGCAAACCAGAAGCACCCCATGAAACGTTGTTGACTATTCTGTTGCATCCCGCTCCAATAAACACCCTTTTCACTTCGActtcgccgccgccgccgccaccACCACGCATTCTCACGCACCGTGCACAGAGGGAGAAACTTTGATGGCGGCGAAagctttttgattttttattctcaGGCGTGAAGGGCGACGTCGCCGCGATTGTTGGAATGAAGAAAGAGCATTGGGGCACCTAGTGGGCTTCGAGCGTGTTAAATAAAGGCCCAACTATGCAGGAAAGAAACTTTGATTTTTGATAactttttttgagaaaaaatgaaggcccaggtaaataaattatacagaagtttttatactaatttaaaatattaaatttaactcaaataaataatttttttacaataatattttttaatgtaaaattaattttaattataaatattaattaattttaaaatgtaaagaaaaataatacaacACATATTATCTTCTTATTTCACCTCActtttagagtttttttttcatatgtggGGGAAAAAACACTTAATATCTAAACAAAAGTGAAATATTcacatttctctcattttcattttctttgttacTATTTGCCCTAAAACAAATAGGTTAAATGACCTATTtgatcctttattttattttattttattttatttgataatttatcttttagcaagtttatttttgtcatttatgttttaaaaaaaatatcaaaatgattattttgtgAATGCAAACTTAAcaccattaataaaattatgacaataataactaaaaatcaccataaaatataaatttttttttcttcccttctTCCTCCTCCTTCCTCCTTTCTCGTCTTATTCGTCTCGAACTCAACAACATACAACAAAAATCTTCAAATCTAGAATATCAATCACACCCACAATCAAAAACGAGAATGCacaatccaaaaaataaaaatgaatggtCTCGAAATGTTGAGAAACTAACTCAAAACAAACCCCTCAATTTCTCAATTAGGATTCAATCTAATTTTTTACCTTATTTTCTGCCACTACCTCCATCATTGGCAAGGTCCAACTCCCAATGCACCTGACATCCTTGTGCTCCCCAATGTCTACAAAGAGTATGTCAAGCACGTGATCTCGCATCCAAGTTCGTCACTACATAAGCCTCCTTTTCTCTCCAAACCACCACCACTTCCTTGAATTCTTAATGGCATCTCTGACATAAACAACATTGTCACCTTCCaactcaaccataaaatgacacaaTTATCGCCATCAAACAAcaatttgggggggggggggattatGCTTAGACGAATCTCCTCCCTTCTTGGTACAAGATTATGGAATCTTCCAAATCGAATGGAGagggaagaaagagagagaggaagaagGGAAAACATGATTCATTTGCTGAGAGAGGTGTATTTGATAGTTTCAATTTGATGAAGTCCCATGCTTGAGTTTAGGTAGACTTGGAGGCCAACACTAAGAAGGATTATTACTTTGACCTGGACTTCTAGGATCTGGGTTGATTTTTTGATGTGAGAAAGGAGAACGATTTTGAATGTGGGAATATGattgcattttttaaatttgtaaatagtATAATAGTGACAACTAAAAATCGttagtattttagttttattaacgATGTTAAATTTTCACTAATGGAAGAACCATTTTGGTcctattttaaaacataaaggacTAAATATAAACTTTCtaaaagataaatgattaaattaaactaaaaaataaaataaataaccaaaTAGGCAATTTGTCCTAACAAACAAAGgggtcaattaaaaaaatacaaattacatTGTAAGAGTACtatatgttaatttttctaGTTGGTACTACCATAATTAATCATGATTGTCTAAGGTATCCTTACAAGTCATTTAGATAGACCACAAGATCAATCTTCTGTTTCCAAGAATATATTATGCAGGAATTAAACTCACATTTTTTTCCATAAACTCATGTATTTATCAATTGAATCAATTTGTATTGttaataaaacaaatcatttaaaaaaaataagcatgaaaattattaaattcaatTGACACATATTGATACACATTTTCCGGTAAAAAAATTCACCTCTTTGAtgtgaaaattcaaaattgTACTAGTTTACTTTTTGAAATGGTATTCTTTTTGTGGTGTATCCAATTCCAAATTTCCAGTGCAAAGCCATAATTTTGGATAAATCGTCAACCGCCATAGAGACAACCAACCGATTTAAAAAGTCAGTGACAGAAACGAGGAACGAGAAACACGAGTAAGAAAACTAGATACGGATTACCGCATAAAGGAAAAGTACTAATGAGATAGATAGATCATAGAATTGAAGCGTTATGTTACCCAAAATGTCAACCATGTCTATGTCCATGTCCATGTCCATTTCCTTCCAATCCGACATGCTCTCTGCTATCTGCAAAGGCTCTTCAACCTTCTGCTCCCTCCCACGCGCCACCGCACCGTTCCGCCTCAGGGCTTTCTCCACTGCCGTCGCCGACAAGCCCTCCGTTTGCACCGCCGACGAACTCCACTATGTGTCCCTCTCCAATTCCGATTGGAAACTCGCTCTCTGGCGCTACAACCCTTCGCCTCTCGttagttttgattttttcattCGAATCTCAcctatttatattttctctttataattTCGTTACGTTTTCTTAGGATACAATGTTTGTTTCGTAGGCACCTCCGAGGAATCATCCTCTGTTGCTATTATCTGGAGTGGGAACTAACGCCATTGGATATGACCTTTCCCCTGAGGtattcaacttttttatttttcttgtaattttatttgtatccTGAGTGTTTTTAGATCACACCATcgtaattgtgaaattgtgtgcGTTTCTGTTCTGTGTTTAGTTTGCCTTTTAAGCCTACTTGTCCTATGTTCTCtctgtttctttcttttcattttttgtatcttggaatttgttgttgatgcttgtattattatcatcattggAATATGATTTGCTTGTGCTGGTAATCTTGTTATGGAATTTAGTGGGGCAATTGGATGACTCAACACAAGCaagtttcatgtttttttatcagcaaatattagttgttaattgttagtttttgttagcagAGAATCGAACCAACAACCTCTCCCTCCCTTCTATTACTCCTAAGCAAGTTTCATGGTTACGACATTCAAGTTAATATCATGCTTGAATTGTTGTTATGACTTACTTTTAGGTGATATGATTGATGCATATTATATCATGGGGATACGACTTTGTTTTTTGGGTGAACCCACAGTCGGGAGCTAATGACTAATCATTCAAGGTACTGAGATCCATAATATATATCACATGATACAACTATTCTTAACATATATAGGATACAATATGTGCAGGATACATATGTAGATATGCATAAAATACTCATAAAACATAATAATCACTATATAATTGCAATTCCACAAATCTAAATTAAGAGGATACTTCTTGGACAAttctaaaatcaaaatagaaattataaatcattGACATCATAAGTCATGGTCCATTGTCTACAAACAAGAATAGTACCTATTCAATTCCCTCCCTGagaatcatcaataaaaatgaTAGCCTTCATGTCTAGTTCACCAAGCAAAACTTCTTCTAAGCTTCTTTCTTATACATGCATGTATGTCTTGTATCTGGGTGTATAAGATTTGCATAacattttttcctaaaaatgcTTCAATGCTTCACAAATACATATTAGTGATGTATCCATAAGTatcaatattatatatgtatttaataCGGATGTGTGAAACAAATGCAAGTATTGGCGCTTCATCTCTATTCTTTTATTCTTGTATAGGCGAACATCCATCTTTTATTATTCTCATTTTTTGTACCCTGATTTTAGTATAAGGTATTAAAGCTCGATAGCAATGTTTATGATCTTTGGAACCAGAAGCTTTTGAGTTTTGACACTAATGTACTATTTTAAATTGCATTTTGATTGCAAAATTCTGAATGCCTCTTCCCTTAAAGATGCACCAAAGCTACTTCGTTTGattctatattattattatttcctcCATATTGTTCTGGTTTAAGTTTCATTTTTCCTCTGTGCTATTCTTTGCTATCAACCTGTGTTTGAGTAACTAATAATTCTGTTTGCCTAATTATAGCTGGTCAGTAGTATTTTCTTTTCTGATTTTATGTATCAGGCTTCCCACTAACACATGGTATGTACTGCAGTCATCATTTGCACGTTACATGTCTAGTCAGGGGTTTGAAACTTGGATTCTTGAAGTACGAGGAGCTGGGTTGAGTGTTCAGGGTTCAAATTCCAAAGATATTGAACAGTCTGCCAATGCAATGTCTGAGAAGATGGAAGCTGCTTCAGAAAGTGCTACTGCTACCAATGGAGCTGTGGCTTCAAACAAAGAATTGAATAACATCTATTGTGCGGTATCTGAACCTGAGATTTCTACCCCAAATGGAGTAGAAACTGAGAATGTGGCAATCAAAGGTGATCTAACTAGGTTAGGTACTGTTTGGGATGAATCAAAGTTGGTGGCAAGATTGACCGagactttaatgtttttgtcaGAAAGAGTCTCTGGGTTTCTGAGCGAAAGTCAATCAAGGGTGATGTTTGCCAAATTTCTAGATCAGATTTCAAAACTTTTGGTGGATTCTCCATTATATGAACAATACAACGAGGTAAGGGAAAAGCTTTCGACTTTGTTTGAAACAAAGCAAAATGCTGGTATTACTAGTCAAATAACTGATCTGAGTCAAAAACTAGTAAATATTATTGAGGAAGGTCAGCTATCTGTTTCTCCTCAATTATTTGATCTACAAGCCCGCTTTACTTCTACAATCGAAGATTTTCAGAAGCAACTTGACTTGATGGTGAAGTATGATTGGGACTTCGATCATTACATGGAAGAAGATGTTCCAGCAGCGGTGAGGTGACATCTTATTATGTTGGAAAGCTATAAATCAATCACTCATTAGCTTTACTGAAAgtaattaacaattatataattagcaatacctttttttttacttctgttATTTAGAGGAGACTCTCTGGCTGCATATCCCTTATACGACTTTTTGGTTTTACCTGTACAGATAGAATACATAATGAAACAAAGCATGCCTAAAGATGGAAAATTACTTGCAATTGGACACTCCATGGGTGGTATCCTGCTTTACTCCATGCTATCACGGTTTGGTAAGTTTTATAGAAATGTAAATCTAGGACAAGCAGAGCATCACCTCTTTACATATACTGACACATCTGTATTTTCATCTGCACAggcatgtataaaataaatatgtaagtTATTTAcgtaatatttgttttaatttcatgtaAGGTTTTGAAGGAAAAGATTCCAACTTGGCTGCAGTAGTTACACTGGCATCGTCTCTGGACTACACATCATCCAAATCAACTCTGAAGTTACTCTTACCACTAGTAAGTGAATGGTTTAGTTGTTTCTGGTTACTTCCTAcatagatttaatttttaacttgccTAATATCTGTTAAGGTACTAAATTTAGTCACTTGTTGAACAGGCAGATCCTGCACAGGCTCTGAATGTCCCTGTTGTTCCTTTAGGGGCAATGTTAGCAGCAGCTTATCCTCTTTCATCTCGTCCACCATATGTATTCTCATGGTTAAATACTTTGATTTCAGCTGAGGACATGATGGATCCAGATTTATTAAAAAGACTTGTTTTGAATAACTTCTGTAAGTATTTTTATCCATTACAAATCAAAAACTTGTAGGCAccataaatttttattgttttgttaagCAAATTATATATTGACTAACCAATAGACATGGTTgacaaatcataaatttttattctttaggtAAGCAAATTATATATTGACTAATCAATATTAATATCTGACCTTCTTATGATACAATTACAACTGGTAGGCACCATACCCGCAAAACTTGTCTTGCAGCTCACTACAGCATTTCGAGAGCGTGGTTTATGTAACAGGAATGGGACCTTTTTTTACAAGGACCATCTACACAAAAACAATATCCCTATCTTAGCTATTGCTGGAGACCAGGATCTGATTTGCCCACCAGAAGCTGtggaaggtatttttttatcataaggtGTAGATGTTTTATATCCCTGTTTTGCTATTTCAAGAAGTGAATTTTCTTAAAAGGTATTTTGTGAACAGAAACCGTTAAGCTAATTCCTGAGCACCTGGTTACCTATAAAGTTTTTGGAGAACCTGAAGGCTCACATTATGCTCATTATGATTTGGTTGGAGGAAGGCTGGTATGAACATATTCCTTTGGTTGTTGATGTTTATGTTATTTTAGATTAGGAAATTGTCAAGAAGGAAAGAATAACATGCTCAAttttatattgtaattaattgGTTATGACCTTATTGGTTGTCCCACAccaattttctcagagctttctGTTCTATTCTCACCTTTCTAGTTTATTCTCCAATAA encodes the following:
- the LOC114372033 gene encoding elongator complex protein 2-like, producing the protein MRGGGGGGGEVEVKRVFIGAGCNRIVNNVSWGASGLLSFGAHNAVAIFCPKSAQILTTLPGHKAVVNCTHWLPSSKFLFKAKLLEQHYLLSGDADGAIILWELSLADGKWRQMLQLPQSHKKGVTCISGIMASQTEAIFASTSSDGTACVWELVFPTTGSGDCKLSCLDSFSVGSKSMVALSLAELPGDSGQIVLAMGGLDNKIHLYCGGRTGKLVHACELKGHTDWIRSLDFSLPISINGEVNNIFLVSSSQDKGIRIWKMALRSSMSNGHGIDKKGEISLSSYIEGPVLVAGSSSFQISLESLLIGHEDWVYSVMWQPPLVASMEGDAYYQPQSILSASMDKTMMIWQPEKTSDVWMNVVTVGELSHCALGFYGGHWSPNGDSILAHGYGGSFHLWKNVGNDNWLPQKVPSGHFASVTDIAWARSGDYIMSVSHDQTTRIYAPWKVEAPLQDGEFWHEISRPQVHGHDINCMAVIHSKGNHRFVCGAEEKVARVFEAPLSFLKTLSNATLQKSCSSDDIMGDVQILGANMSALGLSQKPIYVQAVHEAPERSGVNGLDTLETIPDAVPTVFTEPPIEDQLAWHTLWPESHKLYGHGNELFSLCCDHKGELVASSCKAQSAAVAEVWLWQVGSWKAVGHLQSHSLTVTQMEFSHDDNFLLTVSRDRQFSVFSITRTGTGEISCSLLARQEGHKRIIWSCSWNPHGQEFATGSRDKTVKIWAIERDSIRQLMSLPQFTSSVTALSWVGLHHRRNNGLLAVGMENGQIELWNLSYNRADDGSIAAPGLATSLAVRIDPFICHASTINRLAWKKNEDDHMSMQLASCGADNCVRVFDVTVE
- the LOC114369885 gene encoding uncharacterized protein LOC114369885 isoform X2 translates to MLPKMSTMSMSMSMSISFQSDMLSAICKGSSTFCSLPRATAPFRLRAFSTAVADKPSVCTADELHYVSLSNSDWKLALWRYNPSPLAPPRNHPLLLLSGVGTNAIGYDLSPESSFARYMSSQGFETWILEVRGAGLSVQGSNSKDIEQSANAMSEKMEAASESATATNGAVASNKELNNIYCAVSEPEISTPNGVETENVAIKGDLTRLGTVWDESKLVARLTETLMFLSERVSGFLSESQSRVMFAKFLDQISKLLVDSPLYEQYNEVREKLSTLFETKQNAGITSQITDLSQKLVNIIEEGQLSVSPQLFDLQARFTSTIEDFQKQLDLMVKYDWDFDHYMEEDVPAAIEYIMKQSMPKDGKLLAIGHSMGGILLYSMLSRFGFEGKDSNLAAVVTLASSLDYTSSKSTLKLLLPLADPAQALNVPVVPLGAMLAAAYPLSSRPPYVFSWLNTLISAEDMMDPDLLKRLVLNNFCTIPAKLVLQLTTAFRERGLCNRNGTFFYKDHLHKNNIPILAIAGDQDLICPPEAVEGIL
- the LOC114369885 gene encoding uncharacterized protein LOC114369885 isoform X1; amino-acid sequence: MLPKMSTMSMSMSMSISFQSDMLSAICKGSSTFCSLPRATAPFRLRAFSTAVADKPSVCTADELHYVSLSNSDWKLALWRYNPSPLAPPRNHPLLLLSGVGTNAIGYDLSPESSFARYMSSQGFETWILEVRGAGLSVQGSNSKDIEQSANAMSEKMEAASESATATNGAVASNKELNNIYCAVSEPEISTPNGVETENVAIKGDLTRLGTVWDESKLVARLTETLMFLSERVSGFLSESQSRVMFAKFLDQISKLLVDSPLYEQYNEVREKLSTLFETKQNAGITSQITDLSQKLVNIIEEGQLSVSPQLFDLQARFTSTIEDFQKQLDLMVKYDWDFDHYMEEDVPAAIEYIMKQSMPKDGKLLAIGHSMGGILLYSMLSRFGFEGKDSNLAAVVTLASSLDYTSSKSTLKLLLPLADPAQALNVPVVPLGAMLAAAYPLSSRPPYVFSWLNTLISAEDMMDPDLLKRLVLNNFCTIPAKLVLQLTTAFRERGLCNRNGTFFYKDHLHKNNIPILAIAGDQDLICPPEAVEETVKLIPEHLVTYKVFGEPEGSHYAHYDLVGGRLAVEQVYPCIIEFLSCHDK